From a region of the Bacteroidia bacterium genome:
- a CDS encoding DUF494 family protein, producing TNKIYRKTYFCSMFSKLFLGIYWLLSHNLHKPLQELDVSILKEKGFSDSEILAVISYIAEKNMGRDNIWNATPPRSFNEPEVQHISREARIALQIFQRANILTDQELEELIENLMEENSPHSNMNFHHKVNLETVCKLAYLMFVQTGSPYKKDGEIPTFTGKEKIC from the coding sequence TACAAACAAGATATATAGAAAAACGTATTTTTGCTCTATGTTTTCAAAGTTATTTTTGGGGATATACTGGTTACTATCACATAACCTACACAAACCCTTACAAGAGTTAGATGTGAGTATCTTGAAAGAAAAAGGCTTTTCGGATAGTGAAATACTAGCAGTGATTAGCTATATTGCTGAAAAAAATATGGGCAGAGATAATATTTGGAATGCTACTCCACCCCGTTCTTTTAATGAACCAGAAGTACAACATATCAGCCGCGAAGCTAGAATAGCTTTGCAAATCTTTCAAAGAGCAAATATCTTAACAGACCAAGAGTTAGAAGAGCTGATTGAAAACTTGATGGAAGAAAACTCACCTCACAGTAATATGAACTTTCATCATAAAGTAAACCTAGAAACAGTATGCAAATTAGCTTACCTCATGTTTGTGCAAACAGGTAGCCCCTATAAAAAAGATGGCGAGATACCTACTTTTACAGGTAAAGAAAAAATATGTTGA